A region from the Corylus avellana chromosome ca7, CavTom2PMs-1.0 genome encodes:
- the LOC132186647 gene encoding exportin-2, which yields MEWNPETLKFLSECFLHTLSPAPEPRRRAEASLAEASDSPNYGLAVLRLVAEPSVDEQIRQAAAVNFKNHLRVRWSPASSSDELSAPSLVPDSEKEQIKALIVSLMLSSTPKIQSQLSEALALIGKHDFPKLWPALLPELVASLQKASQASDYTSINGILGTANSIFKKFCYQYKTNDLLLDLKYCLDNFAAPLLEIFLKTAALIDSAASSGAPAATLKPLFESQKLCCRIFYSLNFQELPEFFEDHMKEWMTEFRKYLTTSYPALESGGVDGLALVDELRADVCENINLYMEKNEEEFQGYLNDFAFAVWSLLGNVTQSSSRDQLAVMAIKFLTTVSMSVHHTLFAGEGVILQICQSIVIPNVRLREEDEELFEMNYIEFIRRDMEGSDLDTRRRIACELLKGIATNYRQQVTEIVSAQIQNLLTSFVSNPVGNWKDKDCAIYLVVALSTKRAGGASVSTDLVDVQSFFASVIVPELQSQDVNGFPMLKAGALKFFTMFRNQIPKDVAIQIFRDLVRFLLAESNVVHSYAASCIEKLLLVKDEGGRARYTAKDIAPFFGELMTNLFKAFKFPESEENQYIMKCIMRVLGVAEISREDAGNCVIGLTSILMEVCKNPKNPIFNHYLFESVAILVKRACEKEPSLISAFEERLLPCLQLILANDVTEFFPYAFQLLAQLVELNSPPIPRNYMQIFEILLSPDLWKRTSNVPALVRLLQAFLQKAPHELSQEGRLNMVLGIFNTLISSSGTAEQGFYVLNTIIESLEYGVIAPYVCHIWAALFGQLQNRRTIKFVKSFLIIMSLFIVKHGPANLVDTMNAVQPNIFSMIVKQVWIPNLKLITGVIELKLTAVASIRLICESQALLDAANVELWGKMLDSIVTLLSQPEQDRVEEESEMPDITENVGYTATFIRLYNAGKKEEDPLKDIKDPREFVVALLARLSSLSPGRYPQIINQYLDPANQAALLQLCNTYNCQIV from the coding sequence ATGGAGTGGAACCCAGAAACCCTAAAGTTCCTCTCCGAATGTTTCCTCCACACACTCTCTCCGGCTCCCGAGCCGCGCCGCCGCGCCGAGGCCTCGCTCGCGGAGGCGTCCGACAGCCCCAACTACGGGCTCGCGGTCCTCCGCCTGGTCGCCGAGCCCTCCGTCGACGAGCAGATCCGTCAAGCCGCCGCTGTGAACTTCAAGAACCATCTCCGTGTCCGGTGGTCCCCCGCCTCCTCATCCGACGAGCTCAGTGCCCCGTCCCTTGTCCCAGACTCCGAGAAGGAGCAGATTAAAGCCCTAATCGTTTCGCTCATGCTCTCCTCCACTCCCAAAATCCAATCCCAGCTCAGCGAAGCCCTTGCCCTCATCGGCAAGCACGATTTCCCCAAATTGTGGCCCGCATTGCTCCCCGAGCTCGTCGCCAGCCTCCAAAAGGCGTCACAGGCGTCCGATTACACCTCTATCAACGGTATCCTCGGCACCGCCAACTCTATCTTTAAAAAATTCTGTTACCAGTACAAAACGAATGATCTTTTGCTTGATTTGAAATATTGCTTGGATAATTTCGCCGCACCGTTATTAGAAATCTTTCTCAAAACCGCCGCACTGATTGATTCAGCGGCGAGCTCGGGTGCCCCCGCTGCGACCCTTAAGCCCCTCTTTGAGTCTCAGAAGTTGTGCTGTAGAATATTTTACTCTTTGAACTTTCAGGAACTGCCTGAGTTTTTTGAGGACCATATGAAGGAGTGGATGACTGAGTTTAGGAAATATCTGACTACAAGCTATCCAGCGCTTGAGAGTGGTGGGGTTGATGGGCTTGCGCTCGTAGATGAGCTTAGAGCCGATGTGTGCGAAAATATTAATCTCTATATGGAAAAGAACGAGGAGGAGTTTCAGGGGTATTTGAATGATTTCGCCTTTGCCGTTTGGAGTTTATTGGGGAATGTGACCCAATCTTCAAGCCGTGATCAGCTAGCAGTGATGGCAATTAAGTTTTTGACCACAGTGAGCATGAGTGTGCACCACACTCTGTTTGCAGGTGAGGGAGTGATACTGCAGATTTGTCAAAGCATTGTGATTCCAAATGTGAGGTTGAGAGAGGAGGATGAGGAACTCTTTGAAATGAATTATATTGAGTTCATTAGGAGGGACATGGAGGGTAGTGATCTCGATACTCGGAGGAGAATCGCATGTGAGCTTCTTAAAGGGATTGCTACAAATTATAGGCAACAGGTCACTGAAATAGTTTCTGCACAGATTCAGAATTTGTTAACCTCATTTGTATCGAACCCAGTTGGAAACTGGAAGGATAAGGACTGTGCCATATACTTGGTTGTCGCCCTTTCTACTAAGAGAGCTGGGGGTGCTTCTGTCTCAACTGATCTTGTTGATGTTCAGAGTTTTTTTGCTTCAGTTATTGTGCCTGAGTTGCAAAGTCAAGATGTCAATGGATTTCCAATGCTTAAAGCGGGTGCGTTGAAGTTCTTTACAATGTTCCGGAATCAAATACCAAAGGATGTTGCAATACAGATTTTCCGAGACTTGGTTCGGTTTCTTCTTGCAGAGTCAAATGTTGTGCATTCCTATGCTGCGAGTTGTATTGAGAAACTCTTGCTGGTCAAGGATGAAGGGGGAAGAGCAAGATATACTGCAAAAGACATTGCTCCATTTTTTGGGGAGCTGATGACAAACCTTTTTAAGGCCTTCAAATTTCCAGAATCTGAGGAGAATCAATACATAATGAAGTGTATCATGCGGGTTCTTGGGGTTGCAGAAATATCTCGTGAGGATGCTGGAAATTGCGTTATAGGGTTGACCTCAATTCTCATGGAAGTTTGCAAAAACCCAAAGAATCCAATCTTTAATCATTATCTATTTGAGTCCGTGGCGATTCTTGTCAAGCGGGCTTGTGAGAAGGAGCCTTCTCTTATATCAGCTTTTGAAGAAAGGCTTCTTCCTTGTCTGCAGCTAATATTGGCCAACGATGTTACTGAGTTCTTCCCTTATGCATTCCAGCTGCTGGCTCAGCTTGTTGAGTTGAATAGTCCACCAATTCCTCGAAACTACATGCAGATTTTTGAGATTCTCCTCTCACCTGATTTGTGGAAGAGAACTTCAAATGTCCCAGCGCTTGTACGTCTGCTTCAGGCCTTTCTTCAGAAGGCACCCCATGAGCTTAGCCAAGAGGGGAGGCTTAACATGGTGCTTGGGATATTCAACACGCTTATCTCATCCTCTGGTACAGCTGAACAAGGCTTCTATGTGCTCAACACAATCATTGAGAGTCTTGAATATGGTGTAATTGCACCCTACGTTTGTCATATTTGGGCTGCCCTTTTTGGGCAGCTCCAAAATAGGCGAACAATTAAGTTTGTCAAGTCTTTCCTGATAATCATGTCACTCTTTATAGTCAAACACGGTCCTGCAAATCTTGTAGATACTATGAATGCCGTTCAGCCGAACATATTTTCTATGATCGTGAAGCAGGTTTGGATACCTAATCTTAAGCTGATCACAGGAGTCATTGAGCTCAAGTTAACTGCAGTTGCTTCTATCAGACTTATCTGTGAGTCTCAAGCTCTTTTAGATGCTGCAAATGTTGAACTTTGGGGGAAAATGCTGGATAGCATTGTTACTCTCCTTTCACAGCCAGAGCAGGATAGGGTGGAGGAGGAATCGGAAATGCCAGATATTACAGAAAATGTGGGTTATACTGCCACCTTTATCCGTCTTTACAATGCTGGGAAGAAAGAGGAGGATCCTTTGAAGGACATAAAGGATCCAAGGGAGTTTGTGGTTGCTTTATTGGCAAGGCTTTCTTCCCTTTCTCCTGGGAGATACCCCCAGATCATCAATCAGTATCTTGATCCAGCAAATCAAGCAGCATTACTTCAACTTTGCAACACTTATAATTGCCAGATAGTTTGA